One segment of Candidatus Izemoplasma sp. DNA contains the following:
- a CDS encoding MgtC/SapB family protein: MDIDIDFLNILQSLGLTLFFVGLIGYERQRKHKIAGMTTHLMVAFGATALSIIQEYMVADSLQYIRENPEFAQNIVIQRQRLIAQVVAGVGFLGTGAIIKTNGYITGLTTASTLWISAIIGMTFGLGYNLLGITTSLFALMTLYIIKRVTREKLDIN, encoded by the coding sequence TTTTTTGAATATCTTACAAAGCTTAGGATTGACATTATTTTTTGTTGGCCTCATTGGATATGAACGACAACGCAAGCATAAAATCGCTGGAATGACCACGCATTTAATGGTCGCATTTGGTGCGACGGCCTTATCGATTATCCAAGAATATATGGTCGCTGATAGCTTACAATATATTCGTGAAAACCCAGAGTTTGCTCAAAATATTGTGATTCAGCGTCAACGTTTAATTGCACAAGTTGTGGCTGGGGTTGGATTTTTAGGAACAGGGGCCATTATCAAAACAAACGGCTATATCACAGGGTTAACCACCGCTTCAACGCTTTGGATTAGTGCCATTATCGGTATGACATTTGGCCTTGGATATAATTTATTAGGGATAACGACATCACTCTTTGCATTGATGACGCTATATATTATCAAACGTGTTACACGGGAAAAATTAGACATAAACTAA
- a CDS encoding GDSL-type esterase/lipase family protein translates to MTDKTLKKYHKQRAYDISHREFDKGQVVLLGDCIIEHLPMKKYLNGKPFYNNGIEGDTTELLEETLYKRAIKYKPSKCFISIGSNDIGNNVGTVKMIYENIVRIVKTLKRRSNKTKIYIVSVIPVNNSSTSKCVSEKAQDRDNFDIKMLNYYLRNYARKHKIGYVDIANHLKNDYEQLNLEYTIDGFHLNEFGYDIYKKCIEQYV, encoded by the coding sequence ATGACAGACAAAACATTAAAAAAATATCATAAGCAACGTGCCTATGATATCTCACACAGAGAGTTTGATAAAGGACAAGTCGTGTTATTAGGTGATTGTATTATTGAGCATTTACCCATGAAAAAATATTTAAATGGGAAACCATTTTACAATAATGGGATTGAAGGAGACACGACAGAATTACTCGAAGAGACACTGTATAAAAGAGCAATTAAGTATAAACCAAGCAAATGCTTCATCTCTATTGGATCAAATGACATTGGCAATAATGTCGGGACTGTGAAAATGATTTATGAGAATATAGTTCGGATTGTAAAAACCTTAAAAAGACGCAGTAACAAAACAAAGATTTATATAGTAAGTGTCATCCCTGTCAATAATTCTAGTACATCAAAATGTGTCTCTGAAAAAGCACAAGATAGAGATAATTTTGACATTAAGATGTTAAACTATTATTTACGGAATTATGCACGCAAACACAAAATCGGCTATGTTGATATTGCGAACCATTTAAAAAATGATTATGAACAGCTTAATTTAGAATACACGATTGATGGCTTCCATCTCAATGAGTTTGGCTATGACATCTATAAAAAATGTATTGAACAATACGTTTAA
- the sufC gene encoding Fe-S cluster assembly ATPase SufC: MAKLEIKNLHAEVEGNKILRGVNLTINGGETHAIMGPNGTGKSTLASVVMGHPKYTVTEGEILLDGDNVLDMAVDERSRAGLFLGMQAPAEVPGVTNSDFIKTAMNARLEEEKKVKLFSFIKQYDKAVQDLKMNEDLPHRYLNEGFSGGEKKRNEILQMKMLKPKFAILDEIDSGLDVDALKIVGENVTAMKSDDLGLLLITHYQRLLDYISADRVHVVMKGKLVKSGGMDIIERIDQEGYDWIKQEVGIEDERVMPKEDEERTVLGTCATKEALDL, translated from the coding sequence ATGGCAAAACTTGAAATAAAAAATCTACATGCAGAAGTAGAAGGTAACAAAATTTTAAGAGGTGTAAACCTAACGATTAATGGTGGCGAAACCCACGCTATCATGGGGCCAAACGGTACTGGGAAGTCAACCTTGGCAAGCGTCGTTATGGGACACCCAAAATATACAGTAACAGAAGGTGAAATTCTGCTTGACGGTGACAATGTCTTAGATATGGCAGTTGATGAACGGTCCAGAGCAGGATTATTTTTAGGTATGCAGGCACCTGCAGAAGTACCTGGTGTCACCAATAGTGATTTCATTAAAACAGCGATGAACGCACGATTAGAAGAAGAAAAAAAGGTGAAACTTTTCTCATTTATTAAGCAATATGACAAGGCTGTTCAAGATTTAAAAATGAACGAAGATTTACCACATCGTTACTTAAACGAAGGATTTAGTGGAGGCGAGAAAAAACGGAATGAAATATTACAAATGAAAATGCTCAAACCTAAATTCGCTATTCTAGATGAAATTGATTCTGGATTAGATGTGGACGCCTTAAAAATTGTTGGTGAAAATGTCACAGCGATGAAATCAGATGACCTTGGTCTTTTACTTATTACACACTATCAACGACTACTAGATTACATCAGCGCAGACCGCGTGCATGTTGTGATGAAAGGTAAACTTGTGAAAAGTGGCGGTATGGATATTATTGAACGCATCGACCAAGAAGGGTATGATTGGATTAAACAAGAAGTGGGTATCGAAGATGAACGTGTCATGCCTAAAGAAGATGAAGAACGTACAGTCTTAGGGACATGTGCAACGAAAGAAGCATTAGATCTCTAA
- a CDS encoding SufD family Fe-S cluster assembly protein → MIHYTKNPLIDETIPENIQPLIDEDIKQFIIIKDGHIIGKSVEQIAGVYVESFDEALSQKKTLLEQLEEAHHNPTDAYQYVKDNATSGVVVHVTKNTVVKDPLHVFIVQEEHDLVHNSIVICDDNSQLDYIEYFTNNVPGSNNIITQSFVGENAKLNYTTVNQFDQKSVLNIIRNGRVKRYGELVFNNAEVSDALSEITTNVQLVEPYAKSYVKTVAITNQHQEARFEQLVEHLAPHTEGYIENYGVSSDTSALVFEGIGKIHKQMKQSVARQQNRGIVLSRKARLDANPLLLIDEYDVVASHGAAIGKIDEEQLYYLMSRGLSKRNAERLIINGFLSPILDALDSDALKSVFVSSVERKTQDL, encoded by the coding sequence ATGATTCATTATACGAAAAATCCCTTAATTGATGAAACCATACCCGAGAATATCCAACCATTAATTGATGAGGATATTAAACAGTTTATTATTATCAAAGATGGTCATATCATCGGAAAGAGTGTCGAACAAATTGCCGGTGTGTATGTCGAAAGCTTTGATGAAGCTTTATCACAAAAAAAGACATTATTAGAACAACTTGAAGAGGCACATCATAATCCAACAGATGCTTATCAATATGTTAAAGATAATGCAACGAGTGGGGTTGTTGTTCATGTAACGAAAAACACTGTAGTCAAAGACCCATTACACGTGTTTATTGTTCAAGAAGAACATGATCTTGTACATAATTCAATCGTTATTTGTGATGATAATAGTCAGCTCGATTATATTGAGTATTTTACGAATAATGTGCCAGGAAGCAACAACATTATAACGCAATCATTTGTCGGCGAAAATGCAAAACTTAATTATACAACAGTTAATCAGTTTGATCAAAAAAGTGTTTTAAATATTATTCGTAATGGACGTGTTAAACGCTATGGTGAATTGGTATTTAACAACGCCGAAGTTAGTGATGCATTAAGTGAGATAACGACCAATGTTCAATTGGTGGAACCATATGCCAAGAGTTATGTAAAAACAGTAGCCATTACTAACCAACACCAAGAAGCACGCTTTGAACAACTCGTTGAACATCTAGCACCACACACAGAAGGCTATATTGAAAACTATGGTGTTAGTAGTGATACCTCAGCACTTGTATTTGAAGGTATCGGTAAAATTCATAAACAGATGAAACAAAGCGTTGCAAGACAACAAAATAGAGGGATTGTACTAAGTCGTAAAGCACGTCTTGATGCTAATCCATTATTATTAATTGATGAGTATGACGTTGTGGCATCTCATGGTGCTGCAATCGGTAAAATAGATGAAGAACAACTGTATTACTTAATGAGTCGTGGACTCAGTAAACGTAACGCAGAACGCTTAATTATCAACGGTTTCTTAAGTCCTATACTAGATGCCTTAGATAGTGATGCGTTAAAATCTGTCTTCGTATCGAGCGTAGAAAGAAAAACACAAGATTTATAG
- a CDS encoding cysteine desulfurase — protein sequence MDPLTIRNDFPVLTADDSFVYLDSAASSLTPSSVIDTLNNYYQQYGVNVHRGVYHLSYVATEKYNEARQKIADFIHSDVNEIVFTRGASSALNLVALSYGYHALSEGDEIIVSELEHHSSVLPWQQVAKNIGAKLVYVPLTEDGRITVEGFKSVLSDKTKVVALTYVSNVMGYITPLKEITKLAHEKGAIVSVDAAQAAPHILIDVTALDCDFLSFSGHKMLGPTGIGVLFGKYQLLEHMTPLEYGGDMIDYVEKHDATYKNPPYKFETGTPPIAEAIGLGKAIDYLRNIGFDEIHDHERRLAQYTIDKMQAIEGVTVYNPTTDTGVVTFNIDGVHPHDAVTFFDGDNIAMRAGHHCAQLVIQWLDVVATLRISFYIYNTQADSDKFIASLTEAVKFFKSVGF from the coding sequence ATGGATCCTTTAACAATCAGAAATGATTTCCCTGTATTAACCGCAGACGATAGTTTTGTCTACTTAGATAGTGCCGCAAGCAGTCTAACCCCAAGTTCAGTTATTGATACCTTAAATAACTATTATCAACAATATGGTGTCAATGTCCATCGTGGTGTCTATCATTTAAGCTATGTTGCGACAGAAAAATACAATGAAGCACGTCAAAAAATTGCCGATTTCATCCACAGTGATGTGAATGAAATTGTCTTTACAAGAGGTGCATCGTCTGCCTTAAATTTAGTTGCCTTAAGTTATGGCTATCATGCCTTATCTGAGGGGGATGAAATCATCGTGTCAGAATTAGAACATCATAGTTCTGTCTTACCTTGGCAACAGGTGGCTAAAAATATTGGGGCTAAATTGGTCTATGTCCCCCTCACAGAGGATGGCCGGATCACCGTTGAAGGATTTAAAAGCGTGTTATCTGATAAAACAAAAGTAGTTGCTTTAACATATGTCTCAAATGTTATGGGATATATAACTCCTTTAAAAGAGATAACGAAACTAGCCCATGAAAAAGGCGCAATCGTGAGTGTTGATGCTGCGCAAGCGGCGCCGCACATCTTGATTGATGTGACCGCACTTGATTGTGACTTTCTATCATTTAGTGGTCACAAGATGCTAGGTCCGACAGGGATTGGTGTTTTGTTTGGAAAATACCAATTACTAGAACATATGACACCACTCGAATATGGTGGCGATATGATTGATTATGTTGAAAAACATGATGCAACGTATAAAAATCCACCGTATAAATTCGAGACAGGAACGCCGCCAATCGCAGAAGCTATTGGCCTTGGAAAGGCGATTGATTATTTACGTAATATTGGCTTTGACGAGATTCATGACCATGAGCGACGTTTAGCTCAATATACAATTGACAAAATGCAAGCTATTGAGGGAGTTACAGTCTACAATCCAACAACGGATACAGGTGTTGTTACCTTTAACATCGATGGGGTTCATCCTCATGATGCCGTTACATTCTTTGATGGTGATAACATTGCTATGCGCGCCGGACATCATTGTGCGCAGTTAGTTATACAATGGTTAGACGTTGTGGCAACGTTACGCATAAGTTTTTACATATACAATACCCAAGCTGATAGTGATAAATTTATTGCTTCCTTAACAGAAGCCGTTAAATTTTTCAAGTCAGTTGGATTTTAG
- a CDS encoding SUF system NifU family Fe-S cluster assembly protein: MKNMQSLYRQVIMDHYKNPRHKGLLDDPRYHTIHIKNPSCGDDITVQSHIEDGIVKDVRHDGSGCSICCSSASVMSETLIGKSVDDALNISSNYTKMLSNQSYDESVDLEEAVVYEGVKQFPARVKCASIAWKAFNGTTKESE, from the coding sequence ATGAAAAACATGCAATCATTATATCGACAAGTTATTATGGACCATTATAAAAACCCTCGTCATAAAGGGTTATTAGATGATCCACGTTATCATACAATACATATTAAAAATCCATCATGCGGTGATGACATTACCGTACAAAGCCATATTGAAGATGGCATAGTCAAAGATGTTCGTCATGATGGTAGTGGCTGCAGCATTTGCTGTTCAAGTGCCAGTGTTATGAGTGAAACATTAATTGGAAAATCTGTTGATGACGCACTCAATATTTCATCAAATTATACAAAAATGTTATCCAATCAATCGTATGATGAATCAGTTGACTTAGAAGAGGCTGTTGTTTATGAAGGAGTCAAACAATTTCCTGCCCGGGTCAAATGTGCGTCAATTGCTTGGAAAGCATTCAACGGAACAACTAAAGAAAGTGAGTGA